The following nucleotide sequence is from Bradyrhizobium roseum.
GTCTTCATCGTGAACGGTGACTGATGTCGTGATGTAGCCGAACGCCACGAGGTCATCGCCGAGTTCCTGGAGCGCCGCTTCCGCGTCCACTGCCTTGTTATCCGCATCCGTGTCCAGCAAGGCAGCCTGCTCGTTGAACATCACCTCCTTCAGGATGGCGCCCAAGGATTTGCGCTTGGCGAACCATTGCCGCCGGTAGCGGGAAAGGGCGGCCTGCGCTTGCGTACGGTCGAGTGGCAGGAAGCGCGTGGCCCACCGATAGGCGACGCCAAGCCGGTTCAAATCGTCTAGCACCCCCGGAAACGTAACGGCCGGAAAGCCCAGAACGGTTACGGTGCGCAGATGGCTACGCCCGATCGCTGGCGAGAGACCGCCGGTCAGCGGCTCATCGCAAAGGAATGCGTCAAGATAGGCCGGAATTCCCGGAACTTTGACGGGATGCCGCTTCGTCGACACGCAGCTGTGCAGATAGGTCAGCGTGTCCTGGTCGTCGAGCGGGGCAATTTCCGGCAGAACCGACGAGAGCAGATCGACGGCTCTGTCGGTCTCCTGAATGAAGCGCTGGAGATGCTCCTGGTAGCCGCTCTTCCGTGCGCCGGGTTGCGGCGGTTGACCGTCGCTTGAGTGATCACTTCCCGGCAGATTGTGATCAGCCCCGTGGCGCGAGCGATGGGTCCATTTCCCAAATAGGCGAGACAGCGGGCTCAAGCCGACCGTTTGGTTGCCCGGACTTTCCAGAAACATAGCTTCCAGCCGTGAGACCCGCTCCACCGGCGGCAGGTACATGAATGTAAGATGCGCGGTGCTCTCAAAATGTTGGCCTTTGTGGTGCGAAGGGTCGTCCCATGCCGCGTCGACTGTTCCTTCAAAGGATGCGCGTCGCTCCTCGTCGACCAGCCAGGACACCGCATCGGGAAATTGCGACCGCGGATATTCCGAGGCCGGCACCCGGGTGGCATCAAAGAACAGGGCCCAGCCCGAGCCAAACCTTTTCAGGACATTGTTGACGCGGGATACGGCGCTCATCAATTCCGCTTCGGTCGCGCTATCGAGATCTGGACCGCGGTAACGAACCGTTCGCTGGAAACTGCCATCCTTGTTCAGGACAATTCCAGGCGCAATGAGACAGGCCCAGGGCAACCAGTCGGCCAGCCGATGGGCGTGGGAGCGGAATTCGCGCAAATTCAGCATGCAAGCCAACCCTTGTGCTTGGTGTGGCGGACAGCGACGTCGACAAAGGCTGGATCGCGCTTGCCTAACCAAACTGCGATGCCGTGCCCGACGATCCAGAGCACCAGGCCCGCGAGCCAGAGCCTCAAGCCGAGGGCAAGTACGGCCGAAATCGTGCCAAGCAGGATTGCGGCGGCGCGCGGCGCGCCGCCGATCAAAATCGGCTCGGTCAGCGAGCGGTGAAGAACAAGCTCAAAGCCGTCGGGCCGCATCAGATCAGCGCTCCACCGCCGAACGAGAAGAACGACAGAAAGAACGAGCTGGCCGCAAAGGCGATCGACAGACCGAACACGACCTGAACCATCTTCCGAAACCCGCCGGACGTATCGCCAAAGGCAAGCGATATCCCCGTCACCGTGATGATGATGACAGCTACGATCTTGGCGACCGGCCCTTGCACGGATTCCAGAATGCGCTCGAGCGGCGCTTCCCACGGCATGCCAGAGCCCGCCGCCCATGCGGTCGATGCCGTAAGCAGGCTGACGATGGCGCCGGCGCCGAAGTCGACGATGACAGGTTGGACAGCATGGCCAAGCCGTCCAGAGCAACCAAGCGTGGCTGAGACCTGAAGTCTGAATGTCATGAACTTTCTCCGGATCCTGTTCAGGGGTGATTGACGAGGTTCGGCAGGCCGGGCGGTATCTCCAGGACATAGTCGCCGGAAAGATCGAGACCTCTGACCTCAACGGCTGTCTCGATGCGGCGTCCTGGACCCCGCCCCTTGATGAAGACCACGAGATCGATCGCCTCGGCGACCAGGCGGCGTGGAACGGTCGTTACCGCTTCCTGGACCAGTTGCTCGATCCGATAGAGCGCCGCGCGCGCGGAGTTCGCGTGTACGGTTGCGATCCCACCGGGGTGGCCGGTGTTCCAGGCTTTCAGCATGTCGAGGGCTTCCGCTCCCCGGACCTCACCCACGACAATCCGGTCGGGGCGCAGCCGCAGGGTGGAGCGCACGAGATCAGCAAGCGATGCAACGCCGGGCTTAGTCCTCAGCGCGACCGCGTCCCTGGCGTCGCACCTGAGTTCGCGGGTGTCCTCGATGATGATGACGCGCTGGTCGAGACCTGCGAGCTCGGCCAGCAGCGCATTGGCGAGCGTGGTCTTGCCCGAGCCGGTCCCGCCAGCGACCAGGATATTTCGCCCCTGTGCAATCGCCTCGCTGAGTATCCTGGCCATCGCGGGCGACGCGATCTGCGCTTTGACATAGTCCGACAGACGGAACGTCGTGGTGGCGGGCTTGCGAATGGCAAAGCAGGCCGCAAGCGCCACCGGTGGCAACAGCCCCTCGAACCGCTCGCCGGTTTCGGGCAGTTCAGCCGAGACGATCGGAAACGACCCGCTGGCCTCGGCGCGGACGTGACTTGCAACGAGACGGATGATCCGCTCGGCCTCGCTGGGTGTCAGGACCACTCCGGTGTCGGCCCGCCCGGAACCATGGCGATCGAGCCATAGCCGGCCATCGGGATTGACCAGAACTTCAACCACGTCCGGTTCATCGAGCGCCAAAGCGATTGCCGGCCCCATGGCGGTCCGCAGCATGTTGCGGCGACGCTGTCGGGTCTCGGACGAGAGGAGATCAGACATTGCCGATCCCCTCTCGTCCTTCCGGAGAATGCTCCGGCGGCTCACCCGTTGCCTTAACGGCACGGGAATCGGCTTGGGTTGCGGCTGTCGCCTGGCCCAGCGGCGCCCCCTCCTCCAGATTCCGCATGAACAGATCAGGATTGAAGCTGTTGACCCGCTCCATCACGTCGGCCACGAGCCGGCCACCCGCGGCGACGCGTTTGCCGATCTGTGCGACGAACATCTCGAAGCGTTCGCGCCCCAGGGCCCGCGCGGCGTCCTGGTCGCCCGACGGCAATGGCGGCGTAATCGTGAGGTAGTAGCGGACAAAAAGCGCAATGGTTTCAG
It contains:
- a CDS encoding VirB3 family type IV secretion system protein, whose protein sequence is MRPDGFELVLHRSLTEPILIGGAPRAAAILLGTISAVLALGLRLWLAGLVLWIVGHGIAVWLGKRDPAFVDVAVRHTKHKGWLAC
- a CDS encoding TrbC/VirB2 family protein, translating into MTFRLQVSATLGCSGRLGHAVQPVIVDFGAGAIVSLLTASTAWAAGSGMPWEAPLERILESVQGPVAKIVAVIIITVTGISLAFGDTSGGFRKMVQVVFGLSIAFAASSFFLSFFSFGGGALI
- the trbB gene encoding P-type conjugative transfer ATPase TrbB, with the translated sequence MSDLLSSETRQRRRNMLRTAMGPAIALALDEPDVVEVLVNPDGRLWLDRHGSGRADTGVVLTPSEAERIIRLVASHVRAEASGSFPIVSAELPETGERFEGLLPPVALAACFAIRKPATTTFRLSDYVKAQIASPAMARILSEAIAQGRNILVAGGTGSGKTTLANALLAELAGLDQRVIIIEDTRELRCDARDAVALRTKPGVASLADLVRSTLRLRPDRIVVGEVRGAEALDMLKAWNTGHPGGIATVHANSARAALYRIEQLVQEAVTTVPRRLVAEAIDLVVFIKGRGPGRRIETAVEVRGLDLSGDYVLEIPPGLPNLVNHP
- a CDS encoding CopG family transcriptional regulator, with the translated sequence MGQAMKPKLSVYLSDHVAERLALAASRPGTNKSAIVDAALDRFLNPERDPSGDAALVRRLDRMSRQFGQIERDLSITAETIALFVRYYLTITPPLPSGDQDAARALGRERFEMFVAQIGKRVAAGGRLVADVMERVNSFNPDLFMRNLEEGAPLGQATAATQADSRAVKATGEPPEHSPEGREGIGNV